The genomic stretch AACAGCCTGTGGAATCCCACTTTTTCACGGCCTTGGGTTGATCAATGGACAGCCCTTCCATAAGCCAGCGGAATTCCTGGCGGGTAATCCCGCGAACCGCTTCAGCATTCCTGGGCCATTGAAATTTGCTCTTTTCCAGTCGCTTATACAGAAGAACAAAGCCATCGCCTTCCCAATAGAGTGCTTTCAGTCGATCATGCCGACGGCCACAAAAGAGAAACAAACTGTTTTGAAATGGGTTAAGCTGAAGGTTTTGCTGGACCAGCGCTGCCAGTCCGTCGATGGACTTACGCATGTCAGTATACCCGCAGGCGATGTAAATTTTCTCGGCCTTAGAGAGATCACCGAACATGTTGCAGTGCCCTCAGAGTATTTTCGATTAAGTCCAACGAGGCAGTGTTATGAATTTCTAGACTTACGGAATCTAAGCGAACCACGATCGCTGGTGTCAATGAATCTGTCGCCGTAGGATTGACCTGGGGAAGTGAAAAGGATATAGGTACGATAGAATTGGTTTCGGTCTGAAGTGCTGGAAGAGCTTCACAGGCGGCAGTGCGGACTCGTTTCAACCAATAAAAATAACTACTCGGATGAATATTATGTTCAGCACACCAGGCAGTGACTGTTTGTCCGCTGCTGCGGCATTCACGAATAAGTTGAGTCCATTTGTTCAATCGATAGTTTTGAGTGACTTTCTGGGTATCCACTTTAATCCTCCTTTAGAGTTTTTCAAGTAAACTAGAAAAACTCTAAAAACTTCAATTTACGAGGATTGTCTCATAGTTACCCAGATGGGTCTATACACTGCCTTATTAGGCGCTTACTCTATAGAGCAACAGGCCCAAAGCAACAGCTCTGTTAACTCAGGAGTGGGGCAGAAAACCATGAGAGAAAGTGATTCTATGCCCAACACTAACTTGGAAAATATGATCATGAACTCAGAAGCGAAATACTTCTCTTCTCGGGATCAACTGCTCAGAGCATTTGAAACTATTCTAATAGCCCTCCGTGAATTAAGCTTCAAGAGTCCCGAGGTGAAAGAGAAACATCGCGAGGCAGCCTATACAATGATGCAAAACCCGGCCAAGCAGCTAGAAGTGTACCCGCCTATATCAACCTTTACTGTCATTCGATAGAAGTAATTCAAACCTTCGTTCGAAAAGGAATATACTCACCTTCAGGTATTCGAATAACGAAATACAATTGATAATCTGGGGTAATGTCTTTGGTAGCAGAGGGGGATCCAAAAATTGAGCTTTTGAACCCCTTCCCCTCAAAAATGGGGCATCCACCCTTCCTATACTTTATAGAGAATTTAAGATAAAATTATATCGAAGAATTGATATCAGGAGTGCGGGACTATGATAATAAAACCATCAGCTGCATTGCGGGATGAATATTTTATTAAGGGCCTTAAGGGAAAGTAAATTATTTTGTGTAAATTGAAATTCTACATCAAAGTTTATTTGGTTAGACCTATAGTTGGCTCTTGCCAATTATGGAGAGTAAGGCAATGCTAGCGAGCAACCTGAGCGCCTAATTGGTTCTGCCACCATAGAGGGGAACCGAAGGGTCCCTTTTCTTTTTCTGGCGGGAGAACTAAAGCGATAAACTCGGGGCGCAGCCCCAAAATTATATAACCATTCGATCCTCAAAGTAGATCATGAATTGAGCTAAGCAACTTTGTCATTCTCTAATTGGCATCGTCCACTTCTTAGATGCTTGTTCAGTCGCAAGGTAGATAATCTTTCTTAAGGCATCATCTGTCGGATACGCAGTCTTTGTCTTGGTTACTTTCTAAACTGGCGATGAGAACCTTCGATGAGATTAGTCTTGTATATAATTCTTCGTATATCCGCAATATATGCAAAAATGCGGTGAGTTCTAACCAGTTGTTTTTCCAGGACTTAATAACGATGGGGTGTTTTTGGCCCCATTTCTCTTCGAATCCCAAGTAGTTATATTCTGCATCTTCCAAGGTTAAAGCCTGGTAAACCTTCTTCATGAAAAACCATTTGTTCTAGATATTACCTTTTCTCAGCCAAAAACTCTTCATATCTATCACAGATTTCTTTTGTTTCACCGAAGGCAATTTGTTTTCCTTTATCTAACCAAAGCACCTTATTACACATTCTTCTAATTTGGTCTAGCGAATGCGATACCAATAGGGTTGTTACACCACTGTTAAGTATATCCATCATTTTAGTTTCGCTCTTCTTGCGAAAGGCACCATCTCCGACAGACAGAACTTCATCCAAAATTAGAATCTCTGGATTAACTAAACAAGCAATGGAAAAAGCAAGTCTTGATTTCATTCCGGACGACAATTGTTTAAACGGTCTGTCCTGAAACTCTTCGAGTTCAGCGAAAGCTATAATTTGATCATACATATCGTTCATAAACACCCTTGTGTATCCCAACATAGCTCCACGCAAATAGGTATTTTCCTTTACTGTTAAATCGCCATCAAAGCCAGAACCTAATTCAAGCAACGCAGCAATACTCCCATTAACATTGGCAGAGCCTTTTGTCGGTACCATAATACCAGTAATCACCTTCAGTAACGTAGATTTTCCCGCTCCATTGCCACCAATGATTCCACATAAATCTCCCTTATTAAGCGAGAAAGATACATTGTTAACTGCCCAAAATTCTTTTATCTCATATTTCCCTCGCAACCGTCTAATAAGATACTCTTTGATCCCTATATCTTTAAAGTCTCCCATAATGTATCTAACCGAAACGTTCTTTAAATCAATAACCATATTATCCCTCTTAAACATAATAAAGAAATTTGTAATTATATTTCTTATAAATAATACCACCGATAAATAGCACCATGAGCGAGTAAAAAGCAGCAAGCAAATGAAAACTATATGTCGGGATTGTATTCTCTATAACAATCTTTCTGAAATAAGTAATATAAACATAAATAGGATTTAAATAAAACAAAGACTGGATATCAGGTGCATAGGCATTAACTGTATAAAAGATTGCAGAAAAATACATTAGTAGAGTCGTAAATACATCATATAAATACTGAACATCCTTAAAAATAATATAAAGTGCTGATAAAATTAGGCCAAGCCCTATATTGAAAACGAGTAAACAAACAATAGGATAGATTAGCATCAGAAACTTCCAGGTAAACGGTATTCCCTCAATAGCTACAAAAAGAAAGAAAATAACCAGAGTTAGACCAAAATTGATTAGAGATGATATATTTTTTGAAAGCAAAAACATATACTTAGGAACATTTACTTTAGAAAAAATTGTAGAATTGGAGACAAGAGCATTCATTCCCCCATTAGTTGCCTCACGATAATAAGAGAATATCAAGTTTCCTGCAAACATGTAGATAATAAAGTGCGGAGTACTATTCCCAAAAAATTGGGTAAATACCATGGCCATCGCGAGTAGCGTTAGTAGTGGAGCAAGCATACTCCACAGCATTCCCAAAACTGTTCTCTTGTACTTCTTTTTAAAGTCCCTCTTTACGAGTTCCTCAAATAGAAACCTATGTTTCTTCATTTTATTTAACATCAAAAGTCTCCTCATATATCAACGGCTTACTTGTTAAGTATAAACATACAAATCGTTTAAGTCACTTTAGTATTAGAAATCGAAATTAGCCAACCCCCAAATATGAAGATTCTCTTTCAACTTCTAAAAACACAAATTTATTCCTTTTCAATATCTAAGTGACGGCACCAAAAATCAAGTGATGTAGCCTCCTCCATCCGTTTTCGATAAGTTTCAGCAGCTTTCCGATACCCATGTAACAGCTTAACTGACATTTTAATAAATTGTAAACCGTAACTTATTAGCATAATTGGGAAATATATCAACGAGCCATCATGTAATGACTCCTTACTTCGCTGTATCAATTCTATGTTTAGAGACTCTTCGTCCGTTTGAAGTAGAAAATCAATGCCTTTAAGAAAATCATTATAGGCTCGCAACAAAAAGTTAAGTGCAGAGTAGTTTCTTTTCAAAAGCTGCTTTCCCATAGCTAATAACAACTTAACAATATGGGCAAGCGCTCCGAATTGCGGAAAGTGGATAGCAGTCAGAATAGTTCCGTTCCGTTTATTGTAATACTGCAAATACGCCCTGTACTTGAAGTCAAAATATTCATGCCATATCCCTATTCCATTCACGAGAAGAATTTTATTAGAAAGCCGGATTCCATATTCCATGTCATCCATTTTAATAAATAGTGGGAGAGGAAAATTATTATCATCAATTAGGCTAAGCGGAATGCACATATACCACCAGCCACTATAATTTACGAATTCCTCATGTTCATTGAATACTAACTTTTCTCTTACACGTAAATCAAAGTTAGGTTTTATACTTTTAACACGCATCCCTTTCCAAAAAGCACCTGCTTCATGCTGCAGATATGGCAAATCCTCTCTTATCATACTTGCACCAATACAAATGTCAAGGCGCTCAGCTCTTAACACTTTTAGAAAAGTTATTGTCCTTGCTAGTACCTCACCCTCGAACAATATATCATCATCCATCAACAACACATGGGTATATTCATCACTCCGCTTGTATGCTTCAATAATGCCGCGAGTAAATCCACCACTTCCACCATAGTTCTTGTTTTCAAATACTTTTACATGTTCACTTTCAACCTGTGCTGCATCAATCGTATGTCCGTTATCAACAATAAAAAAGTTTAAATTATTTCTAACAGGTGAACGCGGATTACTAAATATATAGTCGTTTGCAGTTCTAATGTTACGATAAACAAACTTCTCGCGTTTGTAGGTGCAGATAATAAAAGCAACTTTGACTGGATTGACCTTATGAGCAGTTTCATCAATAAAGTAATGTCCACCAAAAAAAACAGCTTCATCGGATAGGGCTGTCAACTCTATATAGTAAATCCCTTCGGATCTATCAGACGTAAAGTTGTGTGTGAATTTAAACTCACTAATTTCAGAGGACTCTATCCGATGCTCCTGCAAAACCTCGTTTAGACTCTCTGATTCATGTCTGGCCGCAAACAATCTTACTAAAAACTTTCCCGTGATCCTTAAAGAGATTCCGACACAATCTACCCATGTATACTTCAAATATTTTGAATAAGAAAAGCAATTAAAGTAGGTATCAAAGGAAATTAATGCACCTTTCTTGAGTTTTATTTCCTGCGACTGTTCATTGTAGGTGACACTATTATCATAACCTGAAGATGGAACCGTTCTAAAGTACAGTTCCTCCTCGTTACAGATACCTGATTTTGGGAATATAAAACGGAATAATTCCATGCTTTGATCTCCATCCTGTACTATACAGTATAATCGCCAAACTCGAGAGCAATGGCCTCAAGCGCTGAGTTTATCACCTTATCCATATCATAATACTTATAGCTTCCAAGCCTGCCCCCAAAGATAACATTGCTTTCGGCTTCAGCAAGTCTTGTGTACTTAGCATACAGCGCATCATTTTTATTATTGTTAACCGGATAATACGGATCATCACCAGGTTTCCATTCAGAAGGGTACTCTGTAGAAATCACAGTTGTAGGTTGTTTTCCAAATTCAAAATGCTTATGCTCAATAATTCTAGTGTATGGCACCTCACGCTCTGTATAATTGACAACAGCATTACCCTGATAATTATCGCATTCTAACCGTTTATGTTCGAAATTTAAAGAACGATATTCTAGGTATCCTAGCTTATAGCCAAAAAAAGAATCAATCATACCCGTGAAAATGGTTTTAGAGGCACAGTCTTTTTCAAACTCAATAAAATCAAAGTAATCCGTATTCAGTCTCACCTCAACCCCGGAGAGCATCTTTTCGACAATAGGGGTATAACCGCCGATAGGGATTCCTTGATAGCGGTCATCAAAATAATTATTGTCATAAGTAAAACGCAGGGGAAGTCTTTTGATAATAAAAGCAGGAAGCTCTGTGCATGCACGACCCCATTGCTTTTCGGTATATCCCTTTACCAATTTTTCGTAAACATCCCTACCAACCAGTGAAAGGGCCTGTTCCTCTAAATTTGAAGGCTCTGTGATACTTAGCTCTCGGATTTGCTCTTCAATTATTGCCTTTGCCTGAGACGGTGTTTTGATATTCCACATTTTGCTGAAGGTATTCATATTGAATGGTAAATTATATAATTCGTTTTTATATGAAGCAATAGGAGAATTGATGTAATTATTAAACTTCGCAAACTTATTGATGTACTGCCAGACCACTTCATTATTGGTATGGAAAATGTGCGCACCGTATTTGTGTACATTGATTCCATCAATAGATTCACAATATATGTTACCACCAATGTGGTTACGTTTATCAATGACTAGGCAATTTTTACCGCGCTTCTTTGCCTCATTAACGAAGACGGAACCAAACAGACCTGCGCCTACTACAAGATAATCGTATTTCATATTCTATGATCCTCTCACACCATTCAATAACTTCTTGACTAAAGCGCGTCGCCGTGTGCCAGGAGGTAACAGAGTGTAAATACGCTTCATTTGCGAAAAATTATCTGTTTCCCCTTGGAATGCTTCAAAATGGGCGCGCGGCAATTCGGCATAACACACGTGCGGCTGTTTTTTCAGCCACGTGTAATAGATTCCAAAAAGCCTCTCTCCTAAAAATCCATCTACTCGAGAGGCCTTTCCGCTATATTTTGAATAATCTGCAATGCGGTCAAATTCAGTCAGGATACTGAACAGCCAAGCACAGTAGCTATTGAAAATCTCCTTTTTCATAATGAACATATTGCAGAAATAATGCTTGGTATTATTCATGTATTCATTTGCTGACTCTGTAAAGTTGGGAAATTTCTCTGAGATAATGCTTAGAATCAAATCTAAATCCTCAATAAAATTAAACGCTGTATCTTTGTAGTGATTGTAGATGGAAACATACATCTCCTCCGCAATTGGTGCAATAACTTCATAGCGAGAGATAAGTCTGCTCAAACCTTCAACATTAAACTTAAGAGCGTCCAACGTCTCTGGAGTTGGTTCGTCAAATATTTTGTATGGTATCACCGGCTTGTGAGATGACTGCGTGTTTAAATCCACTAAATAACGTTCGTCAAAACAAAGATAGCGCCTGTAATGGAAAAAGCCAACGTAATCGGCCTTATCGTTTTTCCATACCCAATACTGAGCTGTAAGCTCACAGTATGATTTGTTTTTTAATGAAATTGAATCACCCGTATCGTCATAAAGCATCCCCTCTAGCCTTCTTGGGCTCAGAGCAGCACCAACCTGAATTGGGTAAAGCAGAGGATGTATGGGTACATAGTAATCCTTGTGGCAGGATACATAAATTTTTATTATATTTTTTCCCACATTTGACTCCTTTACTTAACCCAGAATATCTCAACATTCAATTGAATCTTATTTTGCTATTACTATGATCTTTTCAACAAAAGGGTAAATATACAATATGTGAATTTCAAACTATTTTTATCAGAACTAATTAGACTTGACTAAGTAACTGCATCCAATTCATTTGAGTAGTAGAACTGATAATTTTCTAATTTCAATTTGAACATTTAAAATTTTCGCTTTTGGGAGGGAAATCGTTAGTATCAAACCGAGGTAATATAAACCTATCGCAGACAGAAATATCCGCAAGGGCTACTTCAGTTGTCACTCCAGCTATAGCTCCTTGGCTCTTCACATAATCGATCACCGTTTCGCTACAAGAGCCATAAGGATAACAACAAATCCAGTGATTAGGATCAACTATTCCATCAAACACCTGTAAGGCATTCTGAATATCGTTTTGCAATTGCTCTTGCGTCAGTCGGTTCATCCAATAATGATCATAACCGTGAATTCCAAACAACATTCCCTCTTTTGACATGAGCCTAACTTGATCCTCACTCATGTATAATTCCTGTGCAAAAGCCTCC from Desulfitobacterium dichloroeliminans LMG P-21439 encodes the following:
- the tnpB gene encoding IS66 family insertion sequence element accessory protein TnpB (TnpB, as the term is used for proteins encoded by IS66 family insertion elements, is considered an accessory protein, since TnpC, encoded by a neighboring gene, is a DDE family transposase.) encodes the protein MFGDLSKAEKIYIACGYTDMRKSIDGLAALVQQNLQLNPFQNSLFLFCGRRHDRLKALYWEGDGFVLLYKRLEKSKFQWPRNAEAVRGITRQEFRWLMEGLSIDQPKAVKKWDSTGCFSV
- the tnpA gene encoding IS66 family insertion sequence element accessory protein TnpA, with protein sequence MDTQKVTQNYRLNKWTQLIRECRSSGQTVTAWCAEHNIHPSSYFYWLKRVRTAACEALPALQTETNSIVPISFSLPQVNPTATDSLTPAIVVRLDSVSLEIHNTASLDLIENTLRALQHVR
- a CDS encoding ABC transporter ATP-binding protein is translated as MVIDLKNVSVRYIMGDFKDIGIKEYLIRRLRGKYEIKEFWAVNNVSFSLNKGDLCGIIGGNGAGKSTLLKVITGIMVPTKGSANVNGSIAALLELGSGFDGDLTVKENTYLRGAMLGYTRVFMNDMYDQIIAFAELEEFQDRPFKQLSSGMKSRLAFSIACLVNPEILILDEVLSVGDGAFRKKSETKMMDILNSGVTTLLVSHSLDQIRRMCNKVLWLDKGKQIAFGETKEICDRYEEFLAEKR
- a CDS encoding ABC transporter permease, with protein sequence MLNKMKKHRFLFEELVKRDFKKKYKRTVLGMLWSMLAPLLTLLAMAMVFTQFFGNSTPHFIIYMFAGNLIFSYYREATNGGMNALVSNSTIFSKVNVPKYMFLLSKNISSLINFGLTLVIFFLFVAIEGIPFTWKFLMLIYPIVCLLVFNIGLGLILSALYIIFKDVQYLYDVFTTLLMYFSAIFYTVNAYAPDIQSLFYLNPIYVYITYFRKIVIENTIPTYSFHLLAAFYSLMVLFIGGIIYKKYNYKFLYYV
- a CDS encoding glycosyltransferase family 2 protein gives rise to the protein MELFRFIFPKSGICNEEELYFRTVPSSGYDNSVTYNEQSQEIKLKKGALISFDTYFNCFSYSKYLKYTWVDCVGISLRITGKFLVRLFAARHESESLNEVLQEHRIESSEISEFKFTHNFTSDRSEGIYYIELTALSDEAVFFGGHYFIDETAHKVNPVKVAFIICTYKREKFVYRNIRTANDYIFSNPRSPVRNNLNFFIVDNGHTIDAAQVESEHVKVFENKNYGGSGGFTRGIIEAYKRSDEYTHVLLMDDDILFEGEVLARTITFLKVLRAERLDICIGASMIREDLPYLQHEAGAFWKGMRVKSIKPNFDLRVREKLVFNEHEEFVNYSGWWYMCIPLSLIDDNNFPLPLFIKMDDMEYGIRLSNKILLVNGIGIWHEYFDFKYRAYLQYYNKRNGTILTAIHFPQFGALAHIVKLLLAMGKQLLKRNYSALNFLLRAYNDFLKGIDFLLQTDEESLNIELIQRSKESLHDGSLIYFPIMLISYGLQFIKMSVKLLHGYRKAAETYRKRMEEATSLDFWCRHLDIEKE
- the glf gene encoding UDP-galactopyranose mutase, which produces MKYDYLVVGAGLFGSVFVNEAKKRGKNCLVIDKRNHIGGNIYCESIDGINVHKYGAHIFHTNNEVVWQYINKFAKFNNYINSPIASYKNELYNLPFNMNTFSKMWNIKTPSQAKAIIEEQIRELSITEPSNLEEQALSLVGRDVYEKLVKGYTEKQWGRACTELPAFIIKRLPLRFTYDNNYFDDRYQGIPIGGYTPIVEKMLSGVEVRLNTDYFDFIEFEKDCASKTIFTGMIDSFFGYKLGYLEYRSLNFEHKRLECDNYQGNAVVNYTEREVPYTRIIEHKHFEFGKQPTTVISTEYPSEWKPGDDPYYPVNNNKNDALYAKYTRLAEAESNVIFGGRLGSYKYYDMDKVINSALEAIALEFGDYTV
- a CDS encoding DUF4422 domain-containing protein gives rise to the protein MGKNIIKIYVSCHKDYYVPIHPLLYPIQVGAALSPRRLEGMLYDDTGDSISLKNKSYCELTAQYWVWKNDKADYVGFFHYRRYLCFDERYLVDLNTQSSHKPVIPYKIFDEPTPETLDALKFNVEGLSRLISRYEVIAPIAEEMYVSIYNHYKDTAFNFIEDLDLILSIISEKFPNFTESANEYMNNTKHYFCNMFIMKKEIFNSYCAWLFSILTEFDRIADYSKYSGKASRVDGFLGERLFGIYYTWLKKQPHVCYAELPRAHFEAFQGETDNFSQMKRIYTLLPPGTRRRALVKKLLNGVRGS